AGGTTCGCAGCCCCGTTCCCCAGTCCGTCTCGGGCCTGGACTCGGCATCGGATTCGATCTTGGCGCCGCACATGCCCTCGGTGGCACCGGCGGTCCGGACGATGTGCCATCTCCTGACCTCGCCGGACCGCCCGGCCGGGCCGTACTCCGCGCGCAGTTGATGCGTCATGCCTTCCATGGTGCAAACGCTCGGCCCCGTACGGCAAACGGGGGCCGACCCGGCACGACGACGGCCGGCCCCCGACGGAGGGGCCGGCCGTACGCGCACGGCCCTACGAGGCCTCGCCGCGCCCTGCCTGGGCGGGCTGGCGGACGGGTGCCGCGACGATGGTCCCGATCCGGTTGCGGCGGCCCGCGGAGCTCTCCGCGCTCAGCCGGATCGCCACCAGGTCGGTCACCTCCTCGTCCGGCACCGGCACGTCGCACGACGACCCGGGGATCGGGACCCGGCCCAGGCACTTGGCCAGCAGGCCGCCGACCGTCTCGACGTCCTCGTCCTCCAGCTCCAGGCCGAACAGCTCGCCGAGGTCCTCGACCAGCAGCCGGGCGGTGATCCGGTAGGAGCCGTCCCCGAGGTCCTCGACCGGGGCGATCTCCCGGTCGTACTCGTCGGTGATCTCGCCGACGATCTCCTCCAGGATGTCCTCGATGGTGACCAGGCCTGCGGTGCCGCCGTACTCGTCGATCACGATCGCCACGTGCGAGCGCATCTGCTGCATCTCGCGCAGCAGGTCCCCGGCCGGTTTGGTGTCCGGGACGAAGACGGCCGGGCGCATCACCTGGCCGACCTGCTCCGCCTCGGCGTCCCGGTTCACGTGGGTGCGCCGCACCAGGTCCTTGAGGTAGACGATGCCGACCACGTCGTCCTCGTTGTCGCCGACCACCGGCATCCGCGAGAAACCGGACCGCAGCGCCAGCGTGAGCGCCTGCCGGACGGTCTTGTGGCGCTCGATCATCACCAGGTCCGTCCGGGGCACCATCACCTCGCGGACGATGGTGTCGCCCAGCTCGAAGACCGAGTGCACCATGCGGCGCTCCTCGTCCTCGATCAGGTCGTCCTTCTCGGCGAGGTCGACCAGGGCGCGCAGCTCCGCCTCGGAGGCGAACGGGCCCTCCCGGTAGCCCTTGCCCGGGGTGAGCGCGTTGCCCAGCAGGATCAGCAGCCGCGGGATCGGACCGAGGATCCGGGCCAGCGGCAGCAGCACGAAGGAGGCCCAGGTCACCGTGGTCAGCGGGTGCTGGCGGCCGATGGTGCGCGGCGAGACGCCGACCGCCACGAACGACACCAGCACCATCACGCCGACCGCCAGCAGCACCGCCTGCCACGTCCGGTCCAGGCTGCGCACGCAGACCACCGTGACCAGGACGGCCGCCGCCATCTCGCACGCCACCCGGATCAGGGTGGCCAGGTTGAGGTAGCGGATGGGGTCGGAGGCCAGCGTGAGCAGCCGCCCCGACCCCCGGCGGCCGGCCCGGACCGCCTCCTCGGCGCGGAACCGGGACACCCGGGAGATGCCGGCCTCGGCGCACGCCGCGAACCAGCCGACCACCACCAGCAGCAGAGCCCCGACGAGGAAGCTCGTACTTTCACCGCTCACAGACGGCCGGCCTCAGTGGGTGGTCGGCGCCGGGGAGATCCCCGACAGCCCGCGGCCGGAGCGCCAGTCGTCCAGGATGCGCTTCTGCAGCCCGAACATCTCCTGCTCCTCCTCCGGCTCCTCGTGGTCGTAGCCGAGGACGTGCAGCACCCCGTGGACGGTGAGCAGCTGGAGCTCCTCGTCCATGGAGTGCTTCGAGGGCGCCGCGAGGCCCTGCTCCTTGGCGACCTCCGGGCAGAGGACGATGTCGCCGAGCAGGCCCTGCGGCAGGTCCTCGCCCTCCTTGCCGGGCCGCAGCTCGTCCATCGGGAAGGACATCACGTCGGTGGGACCGGGCAGGTCCATCCACTGGACGTGCAGCTCCGCCATCGCGTCGCTGTCGATGAGGATCACGGAGAGCTCGGACTGCGGGTGGATCCGCATCTTGTCGAGGGCGTAGCGGGCGATGTCGAGGATGGCTTCCTCGTCGGCGTCCCACCCGGACTCGTTGGCGATGTCGATCGACATGGAGGGCTTGTGACTCAGCTTTCGGTGCGATGGGACTGGCGCGGGGCACGGGCGCCCCGGCGCTGGACGGGTTTGCGGCTGTTCGGTGCCGACTCCTCGGCCTCCTGCAGGGCGTCCCAGCGCTCGTACGCGTCGACGATCCGGCCGACCAGCTTGTGCCGGACGACGTCGGTGCTGGTCAGCACCGAGAAGTGGATGTCGGGGACGTCGACCAGGATCTCCTGCACGACCTTCAGGCCGCTGCGGGTGCCGCCGGGAAGGTCGATCTGGCTGGTGTCGCCGGTGACCACCACCCGGGAGTTGAAACCGAGCCGGGTCAGGAACATCTTCATCTGCTCGGGCGAGGTGTTCTGGGCCTCGTCCAGGATGATGAAGGCGTCGTTGAGGGTCCGGCCGCGCATGTACGCGAGCGGCGCGACCTCGATCGTGCCGGCCGCCATCAGGCGCGGGATGGAGTCCGGGTCCATCATGTCGTGCAGCGCGTCGTAGAGCGGGCGCAGGTACGGGTCGATCTTCTCGTAGAGGGTGCCGGGCAGGAAGCCCAGCCGCTCCCCGCCTCGACGGCGGGCCGGGTCAGGATGATCCGGTTGACCTCCTTGGCCTGCAGCGCCTGGACGGCCTTGGCCATCGCCAGGTAGGTCTTGCCGGTGCCCGCCGGGCCGAGGCCGAAGACGATCGTGTGCTTGTCGATCGCGTCGACGTAGCGCTGCTGGTTGAGGGTCTTGGGGCGGATGGTGCGGCCCCGGTTGGACAGGATGTTCGCCGTGAACACCTCGGAGGGCGCCGGGTGGTCCGGGTTCTCGTCGGCGCTCCTGAGCATCGCGATGGAACGCTCCACGGCGTCCTCCGTCAGGGGTTGGCCGGTGCGCAGCACCAGCATCATCTCGTTGAAGAGCTGCTCGACCAGCCGGATCTCCGCGCGGTCGCCGGTGGCGGTGACCTCGTTGCCGCGGACATGGATGTCGGTCTGCGGGAAGCCCTGCTCGATCACTCGCAGCAGCGAGTCCGTGGCACCCAGCAGCGTCACCATCGGGTGCTTCTCAGGGATCACGATCCGGGTGCTGGCCGCCGCCTCACGGTGCGGCCGTCCGTTCGTACGGGTCTGCGGTGTGTCAGTCATGGGTCGGCGCTGCGGCCTGCCTCATCCCCATCCTCGACTCGGGGTGCAGCTCGGTCTCTCCGAGGTCACCAGGGTACGCCGCGGCCCGGTGCGCCGCGGCGGCGCGGCACCACCCGAGGGCGGGCGGATTCGATGGTGGGCCACCCGACCGGGGGATGCGAATGGTTTTCCGCCGGTGCGTCATCCCGGGCCCTCAGCCCCGGCGCCGGGGCACCGGCACCCGGGCGAGGTCCTCGGCCACCACGACCTCGCCGTCGAAGTGCTTGCGGGCCTCCGCCAGGTGCTGGTCGAGGTGCGGGTAGCGCTGCGAGAAGTGGGTGAGCACCAGTGTCCCGACGCCCGCCTCGGCGGCGGCCCGCGCGGCCTGCACGGCGGTGAGGTGGCCGTGCTCCTGTGCGAGGTGGGCGTCGGCGTCCACGAAGGTCGCCTCGATGACCAGCATGTCCGCGCCCTCGGCGAGCTCCGCGACGCCGTCGCACAGCCGGGTGTCCATCACGAAGGCGAAGCGCTGGCCGGGGCGGCTCTCGCTGACCTCGTCCAGGGTGACCGTCCGGCCGTCCAGCTCGATCCGGCCCTGCTGCTGCAGGAGGCCGACCGCCGGGCCGCGCACCCCGAGCGCGGCCAGCCGCTCCGGGACCATCCGGCGGCTGTCCGGCTCGGTCAGCCGGTAGCCGAAGGACTCCACCGGGTGCGAGAGGCGGACGGCCGCGAGCTCGAACGGCGCGCCCGGCGCCGACAGCGGCCCGGCGTCCTCGATCGGTCGCGGCCGCAGCTCGGCCGTCTCGTAGAAGGCGGAGGCGTGCCGCAGCCGGTCGAAGAAGACCTGGCCGGAGGCGGGGTAGTAGGCGTCCACCGGGTGCGGCACCCGGTCCAGGTTGATCCGCTGCACCACGCCGGCCAGGCCGAGGCAGTGGTCGCCGTGGAAGTGCGTGACCGCGATCCGGGTGATCTGGGTGGCGCTGACCCCGGCGTGCAGCATCTGCCGCTGGGTGCCCTCGCCCGGGTCGAAGAGCAGGCCCTCGCCGTCCCAGCGCAGCAGGTAGCCGTTGTGGTTGCGGTGCCGGGTGGGCACCTGGCTGGCGGTGCCGAGGACGACGAGCTCGCGCTGCGACACTCAGACCAGGCCCTCGCGCAGCGGGGCGCCGCCGAGCACGTGCACGTGCGCGTGGAAGACCGTCTGGCCGGCGCCCGCGCCCGTGTTGAAGATCATCCGGTAGCCGTTGCCGTCGATCTTCTCGTCCTCGGCGACCCGGCCGGCCTCGGTGAGCAGCTCGGCGGTGACCGCCGGGTCGGCGGCGGCCAGCGCCGCGGCGTTCGGGTAGTGCACCTTGGGGATCACCAGCACGTGGGTCGGCGCCTGCGGGTTGATGTCGCGGAAGGCCACCGTCCGCTCGGTCTCCCGGACGACCGTCGCCGGGATCTCGCCCGCCACGATCTTGCAGAACAGGCAGTCGGGCTGCGCCTCGCCGGCCATCGCGGTCACTCCTCGTGCTGAACCCTCGTCCTGACGGTCCGCAGCCTATCCGAGGCGTTCGCGCAGGTGCTTGCGGCGGACGATCAGGACGCCCTCCAGGTCGTCCGGTGCGTCGAACCCGTCCCGGGAGTCGAACACCGCGTTGACGACCACCACGGCCCAGCCGAGCAGCCCCGCGACGAACCAGCGCCGGGCCAGCCGCCAGGTGCCGGGCCGGCCGCCGTCGCCCTTGCGGACCACCCGGGTGGCGACCAGGAACTTGCCGACGCTGCAGCCGGTCAGCCGGGCCAGCAGCACCTGGTTGGCGAACGAGAGGACCAGCGGCACGGCCAGCACCATGACCGGCCAGAGCTTCGGTACCCGGGTCGCGGCGGCCAGGCCCGGCCCCAGCACGACGAGGAAGTCCAAGAGCCCGCCCAGCCCCCGCCGGAACCCCCGGCCTGCGGCGGCAGGGCCCGCTGCGGCACACCGTACGGCGCCCCGGCGTGGGGCGCCCGGCCGTACGGGTCCTGGCCGTAGGGGGCCTGCGGGTGGGCCTGCGGCGGGTACGGCTGCGGCTGCTGGTACTGCGGCTGCTGGTACTGGGGCTGCTGGTATTGGGGCTGCTGGTACGGCTGCCCGCCGTACGGATCGGCGGCCCGGCCCTGCTGCGGATAGCCCTGCGACATGTCCCCCACCCCCGGACGGCCGGTCGTCCGACCGTTCGTCATCCTACCGACGGCCCGGGCGCCGACCGCGGGGCGGGCGTCCGCACGCCCGCCCCGCGGTCGGACAAGCCCTACAGCCCCGGCACCGGCGGGGGCGTCCGGGCCGGGCGCTCCGCGAGCGCGGCGAGCGCCAGCCGGACGCCCTCGGCGAGCTGCGGGTCGCGGCCCGCCGCCCAGTCGTGCGGGGCGATCTGCACCTCGACGTCCGGGTCGATGCCGTGGTTCTCCACGCCCCAGCCGTAACCCTCCAGCCAGAAGGCGTACTTGGGCTGAGTGATGCCGGTGCCGTCGACCAGCCCGTACTTGCCGTCGATGCCGACCACGCCGCCCCAGGTGCGGGTGCCGACCACCGGGCCGATCCCCAGGGCCTGGATGGCCGCGTTGACGATGTCGCCGTCCGAGCCGGAGAACTCGTTGGCCAGCGCCACCACCGGGCCGCGCGGGGCGTCGCCCGGGTAGGGCTCGGCGTTGGCCAGGTCGCGGCCGCGGTCCCAGCCGACGATCCGGCGGTTGAGCTTCTCGATGATCAGCTGGGAGGTGTGGCCGCCGCGGTTCTCCCGCAGGTCGACGATCACGCCCTCGCGGGCCAGCTCGACCCGCAGGTCGCGGTGGAGCTGGGCCCAGCCGGAGCTGACCATGTCGGGCACGTGCAGGTAGCCGAGCCGCCCGCCGGACAGCTCGCGCACCTCGGCCCGGCGGCCGGCCACCCAGTCGTGGTAGCGCAGCGCCTCCTCGTCGGCGAGCGGGACGACCACCGGGTACCGCGGCACGCCGTCCTTGCCGGCCACGGTCAGCTCGACCGGCTGGCCGGCGGTGCCGGCCAGCAGCGGGGCCGGGCCGGCGACCGGGTCGACCTGGCGGCCGTCGACCGCCAGCACCGCGTCCCCGGGCCGGACGGCCGCGCCGGGTGCGGCCAGCGGCGAGCGGGCCCGCGGGTCGGAGGACTCGCCGGGCAGGATCCGCTCGATCCGCCAGACGTCGCCGTCGCGGACGAGGTCGGCGCCGAGCAGGCCCTGCCGGCGGGCAGCGTCGGTGCCGCGGCCGGGCGGGGCCACGTAGGCGTGCGAGGTGCCGAGCTCGCCGACCGTCTCCCAGAGCAGGTCGACCAGGTCGTCGTGGGTGCCGACCCGGTCGACCAGCGGCCGGTAGCGCTCCAGCACGCCGGCCCAGTCGACGCCGTTCATGTCCTCGCGCCAGAAGTTGTCGCGCATGATGCGGCCGTTCTCGTCGAACATCTGCCGCCACTCGGCGGCCGGGTCGACGGTCACCCGCAGCCGGGCGAGGTCCACGTCCAGGTCGTCGTCCTCGCCGGCCTTGCGGTCGGCCGGGACGATCCGCAGCCGGGGGCCGTCCAGCACCGCGAGCCGGGCGCCGTCGCCGCTGACCGCCCAGCCGTCCACTGCCGCGACGAGCTCCTCGGCCCGGCGCTTGGCGAAGTCGAAGCGCTCCAGGGCCGGCCGCGGGTGGTCGTCCTCCAGCGAGGCCGCGTTGTCCCCGAGCTCGCCGAGCAGCGGGACGCGCGTCCACAGCACGCCGTCCTTGGCGGCCCGCAGCGCGCCGAAGGAGCCGCCCTCCACCGGGAAGGGCAGGATCCGGTCGGCGATGCCCTCCAGGTCGACCCTGGTCGGCTCGGGGGCGGCGTCGGCGGTGTCGGCGGCGTCCTTCGCGTCCTTGCCGGCCGGCCTGGCGTCGTCGTCCTCGCCGGCCGCGGGGCGCCCGGCCCGCTGCGGGCCGAACGGTGACGGCGTGTCGGCGGCCAGGGTGATCAGGTACGGACGGCAGCCGGTCGGGAACGACAGGTCGAAGGAGTGCGCGTCGTACACCGGGTCGAAGTTGCGGACGGAGAGGAACGCCAGGTGCCGGCCGTCCGTGGTGAACGCCGGCGAGTAGTCCATGAAGCGCTGCTGGGTGGCCTCGCTGACGGTGCGGCTGGTCAGGTCGGCGAGCATGATCTGACGCAGCGACCAGGGGCCGAGCACCGGCCGGGACCAGGCCAGCCATCCCGAGTCGGGGCTGAACACCAGGCCGCTGACCTCGCCGTTCTCACTGCGGTCGAGCTCGTGGACGGTGCCGTCGGAGAGTGCGACCAGCAGCACCCGGCCGTCGTGCGAGGCGACCGCGAGCTGCTTGCCGTCGGGCGAGAGTGCCAGGTCCAGGACCCGGCCGAGCCGGCCCGCGGCCAGCGTGCGGCGCTCGGCCTCCAGCACCGCGGGCGCGTACACCAGCGCGTCGTCGCCCTCGGCGTCGGTGACCCAGACGGCGCCCTGGGCGCCGTCGGCGCCGGGCACCACCCGGACGAGCCGGGCCCGCGTCCCGGGGGTCGCGTCCAGCACCCGGGCCGGGCCCTCACGGTGCGTCAGCCAGTGGACGGTGCCGCGCACGACGACCGCGCTGGCCCGGCCGGTGCGGTCCGGGGCGACGGTGGACAGCTGCCCGGCGGCGGGGACGGGGTGCGGCTGGCGGTGCGTCCGCGGGCCGGCCGGGCGGACGTCCAGCAGGCGCGGCTCGGCACCGTCGAGGTCCTCCAGCAGCCACAGGTCGCCGCCGCTGTGCCAGACCACGCGGCGGCCGTCGGTGGAGGCGTTGCGGGCGTAGAACACGTGGTCGCTGTGGCGGCGCAGGTCGGAGCCGTCGGGGAGGCTGGAGTAGAGCTGCCCGGTGCCCTCGTGGTCCGACAGGAAGGCGATCCGGCCGCCGACCCAGAGCGGCGACTCGACGTTGCCGTCGAGGTCGGCGTGCAGCCGCCGGAACTCCTCGCCGCCGGCCTCCCGGCCGCCGATCCAGAGCTTGCC
The Kitasatospora paranensis genome window above contains:
- the ybeY gene encoding rRNA maturation RNase YbeY, producing the protein MSIDIANESGWDADEEAILDIARYALDKMRIHPQSELSVILIDSDAMAELHVQWMDLPGPTDVMSFPMDELRPGKEGEDLPQGLLGDIVLCPEVAKEQGLAAPSKHSMDEELQLLTVHGVLHVLGYDHEEPEEEQEMFGLQKRILDDWRSGRGLSGISPAPTTH
- a CDS encoding ribonuclease Z; translation: MSQRELVVLGTASQVPTRHRNHNGYLLRWDGEGLLFDPGEGTQRQMLHAGVSATQITRIAVTHFHGDHCLGLAGVVQRINLDRVPHPVDAYYPASGQVFFDRLRHASAFYETAELRPRPIEDAGPLSAPGAPFELAAVRLSHPVESFGYRLTEPDSRRMVPERLAALGVRGPAVGLLQQQGRIELDGRTVTLDEVSESRPGQRFAFVMDTRLCDGVAELAEGADMLVIEATFVDADAHLAQEHGHLTAVQAARAAAEAGVGTLVLTHFSQRYPHLDQHLAEARKHFDGEVVVAEDLARVPVPRRRG
- a CDS encoding S41 family peptidase, with the protein product MTEPQSTTSGAYLRHPHLHGDLVAFVAEDDVWLAPLDGGRAWRLTADQTPVSHPRFSPDGRHVAWTSTRDGAPEIHVAPTDGGPSRRLTHWGSPRTALRGWTADGRPIAVTTAGQATLRRSWAFAVPLDGGEPTRLPYGPIGGLAPEPDGDRVLLLSAFSREPAHWKRYRGGTVGKLWIGGREAGGEEFRRLHADLDGNVESPLWVGGRIAFLSDHEGTGQLYSSLPDGSDLRRHSDHVFYARNASTDGRRVVWHSGGDLWLLEDLDGAEPRLLDVRPAGPRTHRQPHPVPAAGQLSTVAPDRTGRASAVVVRGTVHWLTHREGPARVLDATPGTRARLVRVVPGADGAQGAVWVTDAEGDDALVYAPAVLEAERRTLAAGRLGRVLDLALSPDGKQLAVASHDGRVLLVALSDGTVHELDRSENGEVSGLVFSPDSGWLAWSRPVLGPWSLRQIMLADLTSRTVSEATQQRFMDYSPAFTTDGRHLAFLSVRNFDPVYDAHSFDLSFPTGCRPYLITLAADTPSPFGPQRAGRPAAGEDDDARPAGKDAKDAADTADAAPEPTRVDLEGIADRILPFPVEGGSFGALRAAKDGVLWTRVPLLGELGDNAASLEDDHPRPALERFDFAKRRAEELVAAVDGWAVSGDGARLAVLDGPRLRIVPADRKAGEDDDLDVDLARLRVTVDPAAEWRQMFDENGRIMRDNFWREDMNGVDWAGVLERYRPLVDRVGTHDDLVDLLWETVGELGTSHAYVAPPGRGTDAARRQGLLGADLVRDGDVWRIERILPGESSDPRARSPLAAPGAAVRPGDAVLAVDGRQVDPVAGPAPLLAGTAGQPVELTVAGKDGVPRYPVVVPLADEEALRYHDWVAGRRAEVRELSGGRLGYLHVPDMVSSGWAQLHRDLRVELAREGVIVDLRENRGGHTSQLIIEKLNRRIVGWDRGRDLANAEPYPGDAPRGPVVALANEFSGSDGDIVNAAIQALGIGPVVGTRTWGGVVGIDGKYGLVDGTGITQPKYAFWLEGYGWGVENHGIDPDVEVQIAPHDWAAGRDPQLAEGVRLALAALAERPARTPPPVPGL
- a CDS encoding hemolysin family protein — its product is MSGESTSFLVGALLLVVVGWFAACAEAGISRVSRFRAEEAVRAGRRGSGRLLTLASDPIRYLNLATLIRVACEMAAAVLVTVVCVRSLDRTWQAVLLAVGVMVLVSFVAVGVSPRTIGRQHPLTTVTWASFVLLPLARILGPIPRLLILLGNALTPGKGYREGPFASEAELRALVDLAEKDDLIEDEERRMVHSVFELGDTIVREVMVPRTDLVMIERHKTVRQALTLALRSGFSRMPVVGDNEDDVVGIVYLKDLVRRTHVNRDAEAEQVGQVMRPAVFVPDTKPAGDLLREMQQMRSHVAIVIDEYGGTAGLVTIEDILEEIVGEITDEYDREIAPVEDLGDGSYRITARLLVEDLGELFGLELEDEDVETVGGLLAKCLGRVPIPGSSCDVPVPDEEVTDLVAIRLSAESSAGRRNRIGTIVAAPVRQPAQAGRGEAS
- a CDS encoding RDD family protein, with the translated sequence MDFLVVLGPGLAAATRVPKLWPVMVLAVPLVLSFANQVLLARLTGCSVGKFLVATRVVRKGDGGRPGTWRLARRWFVAGLLGWAVVVVNAVFDSRDGFDAPDDLEGVLIVRRKHLRERLG
- a CDS encoding histidine triad nucleotide-binding protein; protein product: MAGEAQPDCLFCKIVAGEIPATVVRETERTVAFRDINPQAPTHVLVIPKVHYPNAAALAAADPAVTAELLTEAGRVAEDEKIDGNGYRMIFNTGAGAGQTVFHAHVHVLGGAPLREGLV